A single Choristoneura fumiferana chromosome 9, NRCan_CFum_1, whole genome shotgun sequence DNA region contains:
- the LOC141431451 gene encoding uncharacterized protein: MDKPKIIRRPDVLRKINAENILAIERGLLGGLPEKLKPKPPEPVRGRPNELALVPKPSGLLSSCLPVVIESPVSAPLTPTPMDDEVSPLKKSFSFRDKFSRISLFGNKEKPKWKTIEEVEKKTGEFKEPDNPKMEKLKSEKTKTEHESKSSKRFWLFRNKELVESRKHTPIYKRSKSFEFLPRAMEEDDEDLCFKKRDLTKNQSYVFGSTDTMGDAWTSNESLEYISNVYYDNEDTVFLKSIKEFPSELSSANNSSISTATSESSGLVVNIFKRESVQDLLEEFDKAVDMFSENYLSDCEPYTKPKKELSVQEKRRSSSFDTFHINSPKIVPVSKVSELSDDFKKELSKALEVKRVSAGRSPTARRGSVTDWFVLEDQHAKQLAETNKYRRAQKKPINRVRRISSTKYYSEAIDMYVLI, encoded by the exons ATGGATAAGCCAAAAATTATCAGGAGGCCAGACGTTCTTAGGAAAATTAACGCTGAAAATATCCTTGCCATAGAACGGGGTTTACTAGGCGGTTTACCAGAAAAACTCAAGCCGAAGCCACCCGAACCGGTACGAGGACGCCCGAATGAACTCGCACTAGTACCCAAACCATCAGGGCTGTTGTCATCATGTCTTCCTGTCGTCATAGAGTCACCAGTCTCCGCGCCTCTAACTCCAACTCCCATGGACGATGAAGTATCCCCGTTAAAGAAATCGTTCAGTTTTCGGGACAAATTCTCTAGAATCAGCTTATTTGGCAACAAAGAGAAACCTAAGTGGAAAACTATAGAAGAAGTCGAAAAGAAAACCGGTGAATTCAAAGAACCGGACAACCCAAAGATGGAGAAGTTAAAGAGCGAGAAGACAAAGACAGAACATGAAAGTAAATCGAGCAAACGTTTTTGGTTGTTCAGAAATAAAGAGTTAGTGGAGAGCAGGAAACATACGCCTATTTATAAAAGGAGTAAAAGTTTTGAATTCTTGCCCAGAGCTATGGAGGAAGATGATGAGGATTTGTGTTTCAAGAAAAGAGATTTAACTAAAAACCAGTCATATGTTTTCGGCAGCACAGACACAATGGGTGACGCGTGGACTTCAAACGAAAGCCTAGAGTACATATCCAACGTGTACTATGATAATGAAGATACTGTTTTCCTAAAAAGCATCAAAGAGTTTCCTTCAGAATTATCATCAGCTAATAATTCGAGCATATCAACAGCAACCTCAGAATCAAGTGGCTTAGTTGTGAATATCTTTAAGAGAGAATCGGTGCAGGATCTTCTCGAGGAGTTTGACAAAGCAGTGGACATGTTCAGTGAAAACTATTTGAGTGATTGTGAGCCATACACAAAGCCGAAAAAGGAACTGTCAGTGCAGGAGAAACGTAGGAGTTCCTCATTCGATACGTTCCATATAAATTCGCCCAAGATTGTACCAGTGTCCAAAGTGAGTGAGCTAAGTGATGATTTTAAGAAAGAGTTGTCCAAAGCGTTGGAAGTGAAGCGTGTTTCGGCTGGGAGGTCGCCCACGGCGCGGCGGGGGTCTGTGACCGATTGGTTCGTGTTGGAAGACCAGCATGCTAAACAGCTGGCTGAAACGAACAAATACAGGAGGGCCCAGAAGAAGCCTATCAACAGAGTAAGAAGGATCAGCTCAACGAAATAT TATTCCGAGGCAATTGACATGTACGTACTTATTTAA